A stretch of the Ochrobactrum sp. BTU1 genome encodes the following:
- a CDS encoding aspartate/glutamate racemase family protein, producing MKTIGLIGGMSWESSQEYYRIINQEIRARLGGTHSAKSLMWSMDFGAIEHLQHQGKWDELTKLMIEAAQNLEKGGADFILICTNTMHKMAADIERATSIPLVHIADPTAEKIKAQGLSKVGLLGTAFTMEQDFYKGRLASRHGLEVLTPDDADRKTVHDIIYQELVVGEVRDASREKYRAVIQRLVERGAEVIILGCTEIMLLIGQEDSPVPVFDTTRLHAEAAVDWALS from the coding sequence ATGAAAACGATTGGACTGATTGGCGGGATGAGCTGGGAAAGCTCGCAGGAATATTATCGCATCATCAACCAGGAAATCCGTGCAAGGCTTGGTGGCACGCATTCGGCAAAGAGCCTGATGTGGTCGATGGATTTTGGTGCAATCGAGCATCTCCAGCATCAGGGCAAATGGGACGAACTGACAAAGCTGATGATTGAGGCGGCTCAAAACCTTGAAAAGGGCGGTGCGGATTTCATCCTCATCTGCACCAACACGATGCATAAAATGGCCGCTGATATTGAACGCGCCACATCAATCCCGCTTGTGCATATTGCAGACCCGACTGCAGAAAAGATCAAGGCCCAAGGCCTCTCCAAAGTAGGCCTTCTCGGCACCGCTTTCACGATGGAGCAGGATTTCTACAAAGGCCGCCTCGCCTCCAGGCATGGGCTTGAAGTTTTGACGCCCGACGATGCCGACCGCAAAACCGTGCATGACATCATCTATCAAGAACTTGTTGTTGGCGAAGTGCGCGATGCCTCACGCGAAAAATACCGCGCGGTGATCCAACGCCTCGTCGAGCGCGGCGCAGAGGTTATCATCCTCGGCTGCACCGAAATCATGCTGCTGATTGGTCAAGAAGACAGCCCCGTGCCGGTGTTTGACACGACACGGCTACATGCAGAAGCGGCGGTTGATTGGGCGTTAAGCTAA
- a CDS encoding TIGR00730 family Rossman fold protein, translated as MSEIRSICVYCGSSTGLNPIYREAGLTLGRSLAEHGIRLVYGGGTRGIMGAVAQGVMEAGGEVTGIIPTFLLDKEASLEKAQELTELIIVGDMHERKHLMFQKSDAFVTLPGGIGTVEEIVEMMTWAQLGKHRKPMVFANINNFWQPMLTLLEHMTNEGFLHTAHQVKPLVIDQAKDIVPAILAANGRAHEGDPKIIEKM; from the coding sequence ATGTCTGAGATTCGATCCATTTGTGTTTATTGCGGCTCTTCAACGGGCTTAAATCCAATCTATCGTGAAGCAGGTTTGACGCTCGGTCGTTCCCTTGCAGAACACGGCATTCGCCTTGTTTATGGCGGCGGCACACGCGGCATCATGGGCGCGGTTGCGCAGGGTGTGATGGAAGCTGGTGGCGAAGTCACTGGCATCATCCCGACCTTCCTGCTCGACAAAGAAGCAAGCCTTGAAAAGGCGCAGGAGCTGACTGAACTCATCATCGTCGGCGACATGCACGAGCGCAAGCATCTGATGTTCCAGAAGTCTGACGCTTTCGTCACCCTTCCCGGCGGTATTGGCACGGTTGAAGAAATCGTGGAAATGATGACATGGGCGCAGCTTGGCAAGCATCGCAAGCCGATGGTCTTCGCCAATATCAACAATTTCTGGCAACCAATGCTCACATTGCTTGAGCACATGACAAATGAGGGCTTCCTGCACACCGCGCATCAGGTGAAGCCGCTGGTGATCGATCAGGCCAAAGACATCGTGCCTGCAATCCTCGCTGCCAATGGCCGCGCGCATGAAGGCGATCCAAAAATCATCGAAAAGATGTAA
- a CDS encoding MliC family protein: protein MKKWILLAGLSLAASNASAGEITIQLPDDVDVTVNSVLYKCGDQNVSATYYNAGDNSLVELEMEDNTVIAANVLSGSGAKYAGGIYVWWTKGETADLYNLMDDPEQEKPISCKEE from the coding sequence ATGAAGAAATGGATTTTGTTGGCAGGTCTTTCGCTGGCTGCATCGAATGCATCGGCAGGTGAGATCACGATCCAGCTTCCTGACGATGTTGATGTGACTGTAAATTCAGTGCTCTACAAATGCGGTGATCAGAATGTTTCTGCTACCTATTACAATGCGGGTGATAACTCGCTTGTTGAACTTGAAATGGAAGATAACACGGTCATCGCAGCCAATGTCCTTTCCGGTTCCGGTGCTAAATATGCGGGCGGGATTTACGTCTGGTGGACCAAAGGTGAAACTGCCGATTTGTATAATCTGATGGATGATCCGGAACAGGAAAAGCCGATCAGCTGCAAGGAAGAGTAA
- a CDS encoding LysM peptidoglycan-binding domain-containing protein, producing MQNYRYGVIGVLLVLVLGGGAYYWNSLKEQAVTSDSDVAAKAPETGSSSKSAEAQAPAATQEPEKPADAQPQQSTEQPAPEAAKEAPKEAKVPVFDILRVETDGSVVIAGQAAANAAIEIISGSKVLGTAKAGENGDFAIVLDQPLEPGDHQLVLRAGGEGGNVATSAQTAIVSVPDNSKGQVLALVEEPGQASRLITKPEVPAQQTTASTAPDAAPTETAPQAKPDPDAPIAIEAVEIEGDRVFVAGKANGPKDGNSVVVNANDIMLGASPISPEGRFLVQSQKPLAVGDYIIRADLLDSSSRVIATARVPFRREAGENVSAVASGTGDQNSSAGEATSATPLQKVEGSVIIRKGDNLWTISKRTYGQGTRYTTIYLANRDQIRNPDLILPGQVFAMPQQPLGDDEVQRRLRDSAN from the coding sequence ATGCAAAACTATAGATATGGGGTTATCGGTGTTCTTCTCGTCCTCGTTCTTGGCGGGGGCGCGTATTATTGGAATTCTCTGAAAGAGCAGGCTGTTACGTCGGATTCGGACGTTGCTGCAAAGGCTCCTGAAACCGGCAGTTCATCAAAGTCTGCCGAGGCGCAAGCGCCCGCTGCAACACAAGAGCCAGAAAAACCAGCCGATGCTCAGCCGCAGCAATCGACTGAACAGCCTGCGCCAGAGGCAGCAAAAGAAGCGCCGAAAGAAGCGAAAGTTCCGGTCTTCGATATTCTGCGTGTAGAAACAGATGGTTCTGTCGTAATTGCCGGTCAGGCTGCTGCGAATGCTGCCATCGAAATCATTTCCGGTTCCAAGGTGCTGGGGACGGCTAAGGCCGGTGAAAACGGCGACTTCGCTATCGTTCTCGATCAGCCGCTTGAACCGGGCGATCACCAGCTGGTGCTGCGTGCTGGCGGTGAGGGCGGCAATGTTGCAACCTCTGCGCAAACTGCGATTGTTTCCGTTCCCGATAACAGCAAGGGCCAGGTATTGGCGCTGGTTGAAGAGCCGGGCCAGGCCAGTCGCCTGATCACCAAGCCAGAAGTCCCAGCTCAGCAAACGACCGCTTCAACCGCGCCGGATGCAGCTCCTACCGAAACCGCGCCGCAGGCTAAGCCTGATCCCGATGCGCCGATTGCCATCGAGGCTGTCGAGATTGAAGGCGACAGGGTCTTTGTTGCAGGTAAGGCCAATGGTCCGAAGGATGGAAACAGCGTTGTTGTGAACGCCAATGATATCATGCTTGGTGCCAGCCCGATTTCGCCGGAAGGTCGTTTTCTGGTGCAGAGCCAGAAGCCCCTCGCAGTGGGCGACTACATTATTCGTGCTGATCTTCTCGATAGCTCTTCTCGTGTGATTGCCACAGCGCGCGTGCCTTTCCGCCGCGAAGCTGGCGAAAATGTTTCGGCTGTTGCTTCGGGAACTGGCGATCAGAACTCCAGTGCGGGAGAAGCAACCAGCGCCACACCTTTGCAGAAGGTGGAAGGCTCTGTGATCATCCGCAAGGGTGATAATCTCTGGACGATTTCGAAGCGAACATATGGTCAGGGTACACGATACACGACGATCTATCTCGCGAACCGCGATCAGATCCGTAATCCTGACCTGATTTTGCCGGGACAGGTCTTTGCAATGCCGCAGCAGCCGCTCGGTGATGACGAAGTGCAGCGCCGACTGCGGGATTCGGCAAACTGA
- a CDS encoding metalloregulator ArsR/SmtB family transcription factor: MLRYIAFLSIIVYRRFTMNISFETMSDVFPGVDDDLAARIYAALGHPVRIHILRQLILEDACCCKDIVGRLDLAQSTVSQHLKVLVQAGLIDYRPDRQTSRYSVNWQQLSIIRSHLAAFRNGCCEKTV; encoded by the coding sequence ATGCTGCGTTATATTGCCTTTTTGAGTATAATCGTATATCGTCGATTTACGATGAATATTTCCTTCGAGACGATGTCCGATGTTTTTCCGGGCGTAGACGACGACCTTGCGGCGCGTATTTATGCAGCGCTCGGTCATCCCGTTCGCATTCACATTCTCCGGCAGCTGATTCTTGAAGATGCCTGCTGCTGCAAGGATATTGTCGGCCGTCTCGACCTCGCTCAGTCCACGGTATCGCAGCATCTCAAGGTTCTCGTACAGGCCGGCCTTATCGACTATCGGCCCGACCGCCAGACTTCACGCTACAGCGTCAACTGGCAGCAATTGTCCATCATTCGTTCGCATCTCGCAGCCTTTCGAAATGGCTGCTGCGAAAAAACTGTCTGA
- a CDS encoding ABC transporter ATP-binding protein/permease gives MSSPKTVSADSGETFKTLRNLWPYMWPSERPDLRMRVVWATFYLVISKIVLILVPYFFKWVTNALNGQLSAPDYIPLILTGAVMLVLAYNAAKIIQAGLNQLRDALFASVGQYAVRQLAYKTFVHMHQLSLRFHLERRTGGLSRVIERGTKGIETIVRFTILNTLPTILEFALTAVIFAFAYGFSYLLVVAATVWAYTWFTIKASDWRINIRREMNDSDTDANTKAIDSLLNFETVKYFGNETMEAKRFDASMARYEDAATKTWTSLGWLNFGQAVIFGVGMAIVMVMSAREVQAGTQSLGDFVFINAMLMQLSIPLNFIGFIYREIRQGLTDIEQMFDLLDVQQEVQDKPSAEPLDVDKGAIRFNDVHFAYDANRPILKGVSFEVPAGKTVAIVGPSGAGKSTISRLLFRFYDVQSGSVTIDGQDVRDVTQESLRKVIGMVPQDTVLFNDTIAYNIRYGRTDASDQEVEKAAEMAQISGFIKHLPEGYQAMVGERGLKLSGGEKQRVAIARTILKAPPILILDEATSALDTATEQEIQSALDIVSRGRTTLVIAHRLSTVIGADEIIVLKEGLIAERGTHRALLKQDGLYASMWNRQREADEAEERLRQVRESDDMGVVTRGAPAAE, from the coding sequence ATGAGTTCCCCCAAAACTGTTTCTGCCGATTCCGGCGAAACGTTCAAAACATTGCGAAATCTCTGGCCCTATATGTGGCCATCTGAACGCCCTGATCTGCGCATGCGCGTGGTTTGGGCGACGTTCTATCTGGTGATTTCCAAGATCGTTCTGATCCTTGTTCCCTATTTCTTCAAATGGGTGACGAATGCACTGAACGGACAGCTTTCAGCGCCCGATTACATTCCGCTGATCCTTACCGGCGCGGTCATGCTGGTGCTCGCCTATAATGCGGCCAAGATTATTCAGGCGGGGCTCAATCAGCTTCGCGATGCGCTGTTTGCCAGTGTCGGCCAATATGCGGTGCGTCAGCTTGCCTATAAAACCTTCGTGCATATGCACCAGCTTTCGCTCCGCTTCCATCTGGAGCGACGCACCGGTGGTCTCTCGCGTGTGATCGAGCGCGGCACCAAGGGCATTGAAACGATTGTCCGTTTCACGATCCTCAACACGTTGCCGACCATTCTAGAGTTTGCGCTGACGGCGGTGATTTTCGCCTTCGCCTATGGCTTTTCCTACTTGCTGGTAGTTGCTGCAACCGTATGGGCCTATACGTGGTTCACGATCAAGGCGAGTGACTGGCGCATCAATATTCGTCGCGAGATGAATGATTCCGACACCGATGCCAACACCAAGGCCATCGATTCGCTACTCAACTTCGAGACGGTCAAATATTTCGGCAATGAGACGATGGAAGCCAAGCGCTTCGATGCGTCGATGGCGCGCTATGAAGATGCCGCGACAAAAACCTGGACTTCGCTCGGCTGGCTGAACTTTGGTCAGGCTGTGATTTTCGGTGTCGGTATGGCCATTGTCATGGTGATGTCGGCGCGCGAAGTGCAGGCGGGTACGCAGTCGCTTGGTGACTTCGTATTCATCAACGCGATGTTGATGCAGCTTTCCATTCCGCTCAACTTCATCGGTTTCATCTATCGTGAAATCCGTCAGGGCCTGACTGACATTGAGCAGATGTTCGACCTTCTCGATGTACAGCAGGAAGTGCAGGACAAGCCAAGCGCCGAACCGCTTGATGTGGACAAAGGCGCAATCCGCTTCAACGATGTGCATTTCGCCTATGACGCCAACCGTCCGATCCTCAAAGGTGTCAGCTTTGAAGTGCCGGCGGGTAAGACGGTGGCGATTGTCGGCCCGTCAGGTGCAGGTAAATCCACGATCTCGCGTCTTCTGTTCCGCTTCTATGACGTTCAGTCCGGTTCGGTGACGATTGATGGGCAGGATGTGCGCGATGTAACGCAGGAGAGCCTGCGCAAAGTCATCGGTATGGTCCCGCAGGATACTGTGCTCTTCAATGACACGATAGCCTATAACATTCGTTATGGTCGCACCGATGCGAGCGATCAGGAAGTGGAAAAGGCAGCCGAAATGGCGCAGATTTCCGGCTTTATCAAACATCTGCCGGAAGGCTATCAGGCGATGGTCGGCGAACGTGGCTTGAAGCTTTCAGGCGGTGAAAAGCAGCGCGTGGCAATTGCTCGTACGATCCTAAAAGCTCCACCTATCCTCATTCTGGATGAGGCCACATCGGCACTCGATACAGCGACCGAGCAAGAAATTCAGTCAGCGCTCGATATCGTCAGCCGTGGCCGCACAACACTGGTGATCGCGCACCGTTTGTCGACGGTTATTGGTGCGGACGAAATCATCGTGCTGAAGGAAGGGCTGATTGCCGAACGTGGTACGCATAGGGCGCTTCTGAAGCAGGATGGTCTTTATGCTTCGATGTGGAACCGTCAGCGTGAGGCTGATGAGGCAGAAGAACGCCTGCGTCAGGTCCGCGAAAGTGACGACATGGGCGTCGTCACGCGTGGTGCGCCTGCTGCTGAGTAA
- a CDS encoding phosphatidylserine decarboxylase: MSLSDTIRNTFVPIHREGYPFIAGFFVVSLILGWLWNPLFWIGLVLTIWCIYFYRDPERVTPIADDLVISPADGKVSFVGPAVPPAELDLGAEPLMRVSVFMNVFSVHINRAPVRGRIEKIFHRPGKFLNAELDKASTENERNSVLIDSSNGKVGVVQIAGLVARRIVCWSRESDNLSVGERFGLIRFGSRVDVYLPAGASVRVAVGQTAVAGETVLAEFGSERVEPVVRIA; encoded by the coding sequence ATGAGCCTGTCTGATACCATTCGCAACACTTTCGTGCCGATCCATCGTGAAGGTTATCCGTTTATCGCGGGCTTCTTCGTGGTTTCGCTCATTCTGGGCTGGCTGTGGAACCCGCTGTTCTGGATTGGTCTCGTTCTGACCATCTGGTGCATTTATTTCTACCGCGATCCTGAGCGTGTGACGCCAATCGCCGACGATCTTGTGATCAGCCCGGCTGATGGCAAGGTTTCTTTTGTTGGCCCCGCAGTGCCGCCAGCGGAACTGGATCTCGGCGCAGAGCCGCTTATGCGCGTGTCTGTGTTCATGAACGTGTTTTCCGTTCACATCAATCGTGCGCCAGTGCGAGGTCGTATCGAGAAGATCTTTCATCGCCCGGGCAAGTTCCTCAATGCAGAACTTGATAAGGCCAGCACCGAAAACGAGCGCAATTCCGTTCTCATCGACAGTTCAAACGGCAAGGTCGGCGTTGTACAAATCGCAGGTCTGGTTGCCCGCCGTATCGTCTGCTGGTCACGCGAAAGCGACAATCTCTCGGTCGGTGAACGCTTCGGCCTGATCCGTTTCGGCTCACGCGTTGATGTCTATCTGCCAGCCGGTGCATCGGTTCGCGTTGCTGTCGGCCAAACCGCTGTGGCTGGCGAAACGGTTCTTGCTGAATTCGGTAGCGAACGCGTTGAACCTGTGGTGCGGATCGCCTGA
- the pssA gene encoding CDP-diacylglycerol--serine O-phosphatidyltransferase has product METPFPPFEPNGRVDSSRGPRLSQIPLRIVIPNVITVLAICAGLTGIRLAFEHRFELAVTMVLIAAFLDGIDGRVARMMKGSSKFGEQMDSLADIVNFGVAPALVLYVFVLDQARSFGWIAALLYAIACCLRLARFNVMLEDPNRPAWQSNYFIGVPAPAGAMLVLLPVYLGFLGLTPSKGLAFGVAIYTVAIAFLLVSRLPVYNGKSAGSLVRRDIVMPLILMVVIYVAFLMSFTWHTLTLTALAYVAFLPLSLLAWNRREAADKKAAHENEPSEDV; this is encoded by the coding sequence ATGGAAACACCATTCCCACCCTTCGAGCCTAATGGCCGCGTGGATTCATCCCGCGGCCCAAGACTGTCGCAGATTCCTCTGCGCATCGTAATTCCGAACGTCATCACGGTTCTTGCCATCTGTGCAGGCCTGACTGGCATTCGTCTGGCATTTGAGCACCGCTTTGAACTCGCAGTAACGATGGTGCTGATTGCGGCGTTTCTCGACGGTATTGATGGCCGCGTCGCCCGCATGATGAAAGGCTCGTCGAAATTCGGTGAGCAGATGGATTCGCTGGCCGATATCGTCAATTTTGGCGTCGCGCCGGCATTGGTGCTTTATGTTTTCGTACTTGATCAGGCGCGCTCCTTCGGCTGGATTGCGGCTCTGCTTTACGCCATTGCCTGCTGCCTGCGTCTTGCCCGCTTCAACGTGATGCTGGAAGATCCGAACCGCCCTGCATGGCAGAGCAATTACTTCATTGGCGTGCCTGCACCAGCAGGCGCCATGTTGGTTCTGTTGCCCGTCTATCTCGGCTTCCTTGGGCTGACACCAAGCAAGGGGCTGGCTTTCGGTGTTGCGATCTACACAGTTGCCATAGCTTTCCTGCTGGTCAGCCGCTTGCCGGTTTATAACGGCAAGTCCGCCGGTAGCCTCGTGCGCCGCGACATCGTTATGCCGCTGATCCTCATGGTGGTGATTTATGTGGCATTTCTGATGAGCTTCACATGGCACACACTGACACTGACAGCGCTAGCCTATGTTGCCTTTCTGCCGCTTAGTCTGCTGGCATGGAACCGTCGTGAAGCAGCCGATAAGAAGGCCGCTCATGAAAACGAGCCGTCAGAAGACGTCTGA